Proteins encoded by one window of Alkalinema sp. FACHB-956:
- a CDS encoding glutathionylspermidine synthase family protein has product MKAIRVARRSGWQNHIREHAYQADVLSDAAQKYWVEALPEPFAMQFHTTEETAIAVATERLWEMCVTFLDWFFTDEVYGAVDRRLERLRIPAPYWQVIKDSWDRCDPVEDLSLLTRFDLAVTEEGQIKLLEINGETPLLGAETVYQWNWYVDYQRNYQHSDYPLPSDANQFNDFWEHVAGQWRRIAEDYDLRKTGITFLVDENLEEDAEMAMQLIQILHDEVDPNIYVQILYLRGLRDEQGNEVQRGLGLDEEGYFIDAVNQRIPVLWKIYDWSDIQSDVANLGVTEALVRQLATAEVKVIEPLWKQVLSNKGALALLWECFKDSPDRRYLLPTYFEDDVSVEATRLLMGMSVKKPLLGMEGVGISIETGGGALESRPSLGYGREGFIIQEYVELPQAFGYYYVVGSWAIDGAAAGIVIRGDTSRITGRHCLIIPHIVSDAGLYIP; this is encoded by the coding sequence GTGAAGGCAATTCGGGTGGCTCGACGATCGGGCTGGCAAAACCATATCCGGGAACACGCTTACCAGGCGGATGTGCTGAGTGATGCGGCGCAGAAATATTGGGTTGAAGCGTTGCCGGAACCCTTTGCGATGCAGTTTCACACCACGGAAGAAACGGCGATCGCGGTGGCGACGGAACGGCTGTGGGAAATGTGTGTGACGTTTCTGGACTGGTTTTTCACGGATGAGGTCTATGGTGCGGTCGATCGACGGTTAGAGCGGTTGCGCATTCCGGCTCCCTACTGGCAGGTAATTAAAGACAGTTGGGATCGGTGCGATCCGGTGGAGGATTTGTCGTTGTTGACGCGGTTTGATTTGGCGGTGACGGAGGAGGGCCAGATCAAGTTACTGGAAATTAATGGGGAGACGCCGCTGTTGGGTGCGGAGACGGTGTATCAATGGAATTGGTATGTGGATTATCAACGCAATTACCAACATAGTGATTATCCCTTACCCAGTGATGCGAATCAGTTTAATGATTTTTGGGAACATGTGGCGGGACAATGGCGACGGATTGCAGAGGACTATGATCTGAGGAAAACGGGCATCACGTTTCTGGTGGATGAAAATCTGGAAGAAGATGCGGAAATGGCGATGCAGTTGATTCAGATTCTGCACGATGAGGTTGATCCAAATATCTATGTGCAGATTCTCTATTTGCGTGGGTTGCGGGATGAGCAGGGCAATGAGGTGCAGCGGGGGCTGGGTCTGGATGAGGAGGGCTATTTTATTGATGCGGTGAATCAGCGAATTCCGGTGCTCTGGAAGATTTACGATTGGTCGGATATTCAAAGTGATGTGGCTAATCTGGGGGTGACGGAGGCGTTGGTGCGGCAGTTGGCAACGGCGGAGGTCAAGGTGATTGAGCCGCTGTGGAAGCAGGTTTTGTCGAATAAGGGTGCCTTGGCGTTGCTGTGGGAGTGTTTTAAGGATTCGCCCGATCGACGGTATTTGCTGCCGACGTATTTTGAGGATGATGTATCGGTGGAGGCGACCCGTTTGTTGATGGGGATGTCTGTGAAGAAGCCGTTGCTGGGCATGGAAGGGGTGGGTATTTCGATCGAGACGGGGGGTGGGGCGTTGGAGTCGCGGCCCAGTCTGGGGTATGGCCGGGAGGGGTTTATTATTCAGGAATATGTTGAATTGCCGCAGGCGTTTGGCTATTACTATGTGGTGGGCAGTTGGGCGATCGATGGGGCGGCGGCGGGTATTGTGATTCGGGGAGATACGTCACGGATTACGGGGCGGCATTGTTTGATTATTCCGCATATTGTTTCGGATGCAGGGTTATACATTCCCTAG